From the Hylaeus volcanicus isolate JK05 chromosome 4, UHH_iyHylVolc1.0_haploid, whole genome shotgun sequence genome, one window contains:
- the LOC128875870 gene encoding dmX-like protein 2 isoform X2 gives MNCHQILSGACNAGDRCYAVGSVEGISFTAYAAGCNIVILASNFERVQIIPGAVHNYIRISCLDCSTDTGKIAAAYENQVCIFEPTPLIHSTCSHQLEYRWVQTGSLQTESNISSLSWNLEGTRLLTGGELLQLWHQNITPFQEEHMTKVNMLRSQEAGVAEREENTSNVSLDPGTVTFSIGGEAESPLPGDSTNGNEPGAWNCVWKCRTATPVHLMSFSPDGTLFATTGFNDRLVKIWFENKQLFSTRMDHTNVTQCTTSDSYSFVYVAHPRAVTHLSWRKTSKYMPKGSVSNMLVTSCRDNICRVWAETIPPEVEGLANMSQFEGSDRHGHHGKHRHHSMHKHRFMQRLKHMKTCFHIRRHAKQQHQAGHATAPTLPTLPSTYSVHDFHNNYQGAGHYPGMHFHLAASINAETDIPLVPSLITGDPEREPNFILHWLNNKEMHFTMQAENILQELTRKVVEKEEGLHQQEIDRADHDSEEEGLSKKGVRLQPIQKSGGTIRSMSQEDHSSDEHHTAHTVSSHHSLPHSAHSHQSLSNTTSINSIATDVTSSINHAPDSLDTKIETLLRDWHHNPDLLFSIHPIDGSFLIWHVEWLDEYHPGSFRQAQISFSTRIPNAFPLGDASTMSHSVSMYSHNTGGPLLNIREVAKSSTKSSNDAAETATPLPSLIEQDEEQSTLTSRTGQELLKTIENSADQSQSVAVKERNGHVECGKTNQEMVNDLLAHPSPIVSMVSKHSNGTLNLWQLTFADRTKFSQVLSIGHASRASGHRFRVNDITCHPVLPLLVTTSHHNIPECSGSQCQETDSNENLNNKLGGGKATLKDVSSTGFCSELILWRVDPVGPLSKSGGVSELARINSPEISAFSNVAWIPTLLPSTTLGNLSNSPSACFVASDGECLRVYQAVIDARTLLAEVSSSERRSRMMDSMASLSTDVSSDDGIRHSIHDTIKIVSQQSTARPGCVIQLDAIADATHDWQNTQFLHVFQEQLITGDRNDEKQTGVDTSANDLGLMESTLDAMVDLQQSAIFEEPFYIVVLERTQQGTTVHMWRLVIASQPETTGLSGSMMYVPDSHLVQDEEEEGGTPGRYNHPEGRRSRRASQTRRDSQGEFDTFFQRRPQSSHVLITTTKACTQELPLPDGVEVVHAAPAAGHLSSSSIYPACFAPYIIVTACSDSTIRFWKCKVTKGEPDDKLRYEWCEWDMTRKDQESTIDITGQPLNISAAYSGRIACAYKYGKSFTRPTKSDPDSRYVNLCVAIYECESTGGSEWILEDTIHLKNIHLPRIPVDQHLDLSYLYDSRFLQKKQRLTQVLQTLSHEDVRSPRNGENGESAKSNAGLLAVPSFSTLQSLRKSIIENGNTCPLTQKHLVQLDWVSKEDGSHILTVAVGSKIMLFTPVCSDLAQANMKAMKESQSNNRPILRKASSLAQPQFVDEIRWMKLRKIELTTADGLPPLPMQISWVRDGILVVGMDSEMHVYSQWKPNPKQDCFHSNLQHQESDEFQASRNLRDEDLRTLAHETSQRRLANVSSMPHLSRVSSINLTMLDAKKKRGMQNENLNFDYMPDYGLFEASRIACPVLPQYHPKQLMELLNSGKIRWVKAILAHLVRCIGTSCPLRADDESLMKQRGGGAGGWSRSRTMSVSYVGANSPLEPRGSTTQIPEELTLDYAEITSISPLPLWTLLIADKETNLPHQHKTEDKQDYNELFDNNLDEGESLDDMLEEDYDCSRQKDRRSSVPERQGISHFGPRQGRLLSRLLTHIHLPGLSSLDQMHLLALADTVSTCNVDFAERFAIDAAKNAIAKENLTGIPDGETVSMDSLDDCGLRFLLAMKHYNYLIRCLPLAQRAQFQKQGISSNNLVWAFHSESEEELLGLIPSYAKGQPKWSILKELGVAWWIRSNTVLKRCVEKIAKAAYQLNQDPLDAALYYLAMKKKNLVWGLFRNKRDDRMTSFFANNFTEDRWRKAALKNAFALLGKQRFEHAAAFFLLASALKDAIDVCLNKLNDIQLAMVIARLYEDDTTSPHMRRLLYEEILGCDKDGQNQDMNKAHPDPFLRSMALWILKDYAGSLNTLLLTNVGTLHPQYNDESDKPEGTTANPNVFNFYVYLRTHPLLIRQYIASTAQEKKKGHSVVISGFSYGTETKSQPDKQLTLEDSITPLERQLYFTTAHAHFKAGCPALALEVLSKLPTKVMETNCEDSPSLLNSPSKIRTQDYQIDTGIISWDNDSKKTNQDEGIVDWSEPASRKSDEELVLNWDDDAVENDDNDSPPMSMKLDRKDSKSSEKDEKNDKSSGQLDIMAQQLKFVACLKILMEELSTLATGFEVDGGQLRYQLYVWLEREVDALRQLCSYSINSDGEANNVSEYETGGMVDDVQPCIRPGEQPTLHEILVAEKLDFEAKVQRAVRRKKWLKANETLLRTLLSYCSLHGASGGGLASVRMELVLLLQELQQEKTQQQLLSPLPFPTTLPLLSASVACNKTVVADPVRHLQSLAHDMLQTLVELRKPPMPTRSTHYCEVFIMRDLAVALSACIYQSLCDSDTFVTKHQQPDSFPAVAEIETFSGGHLVASNRHHRRYSTDDGVCITTTPSKWPGVTNLRALLAREKDEDTPKLNILLCESFVATYMSLFVYALWSCDSHILYRLVGQCFDNSTWSCLFGGGVKKLLRVASTSSQISIVQVGSGGSGSMERADGGPSEAQTTAGAVWNTMTSLTKQRVKLNMKLLGQFTVQQPNMKEDKPTYREQFVSPQMSMISYFLIKPHIDSEYADEIDYDSSDSAVSDLDSSEDEEDVFDTNSKPKSKPKDNTEHTNPNSYSWCVMRLAIVKILQQQLQDFLNVAGIEMQELPVSSPLIHGTLAVVAQWQETLREELDGRGPPPINYIPGCAPDPTPTPGKPAIHKYRSLVEKGNTPFNTRLASAAPANRLWCYLVRQESVQDIFIRAVFGKRRSLSSILESNQTAIDNLNRGTTAEDKGSDSGTTSLPEPVRIIHKEQDSISAFCLNQVNPGLMALATPREVQEMNISLLLELPSWLEDECEFDLINLNKQPEPEPVQPTSFLVIQTAADRPLLAQSPQTNSPQPQSGIASQSGRGASVMKGMPAFPGSHDLRFCQFVADRSKHLLQPILKHKIDGIRRISSHPLLPLYLTGSQDGSVSLWEWGHQTAVATPRQPGTFAKVTRVRFSQHGNKFGVADSDGHLSLFQVACREGTARPFFNYQCHSKVTADFVFLGACSLIATAGHGSEGRNVALWDTLLPQNKSLIQGFTCHEQGASSLILAPQHHLLISGGKKGDINIFDVRQRQQRHRFQAHESAIKCLALDPHEEFFVSGAGDGDIKIWGLTVHSLLYSFPGEHPRSSFFKNIGQGVTQLHVDSAGRLFSCGADGSMKVRQLPERDCVVHTLY, from the exons atgaattgtcaTCAAATATTAAGCGGAGCCTGTAATGCGGGTGATCGGTGTTACGCCGTCGGCTCCGTCGAAGGGATTTCTTTTACC GCATACGCAGCAGGCTGCAACATAGTAATTCTCGCCAGTAACTTTGAACGAGTTCAAATAATTCCCGGAGCTGTACATAACTACATAAGAATTAGTTGCTTGGATTGCAGTACCGATACAGGAAAAATTGCAGCAGCATATGAAAATCAAGTTTGCATATTTGAACCTACGCCGCTGATTCATAGCACGTGCTCTCAC CAATTAGAATACAGATGGGTCCAAACTGGAAGTCTACAGACGGAGTCAAACATCAGTTCGCTGTCGTGGAATTTGGAAGGAACGCGATTATTGACCGGAGGAGAACTTTTACAACTATGGCATCAAAATATTACTCCTTTTCAAGAAGAACACA TGACGAAGGTGAATATGTTACGATCGCAAGAAGCTGGTGTAGCAGAGAGAGAGGAAAATACTTCGAACGTTTCTCTGGACC CTGGTACGGTTACTTTTTCGATCGGTGGGGAGGCGGAAAGTCCTTTACCTGGAGATTCGACAAATGGAAATGAACCAGGAGCTTGGAATTGTGTTTGGAAGTGTCGCACAGCCACGCCAGTCCACCTGATGAGTTTCAGCCCGGATGGTACATTATTTGCGACGACAGGATTCAACGATAGATTGGTGAAAATTTGGTTCGAGAATAAACAAT tgtTTTCAACGAGAATGGATCATACTAACGTTACGCAATGTACGACTAGTGACAGTTACAGTTTTGTTTATGTCGCTCATCCTCGTGCTGTGACACATTTATCTTGGCGCAAGACTAGCAAATACATGCCAAA AGGTTCCGTTTCAAACATGTTGGTCACATCGTGTAGAGACAATATTTGTCGAGTATGGGCAGAAACTATACCACCCGAGGTCGAAGGATTAGCAAATATGAGTCAATTTGAGGGATCCGACAGGCACGGTCATCATGGAAAACATCGACATCACAGTATGCATAAGCATCGATTCATGCAGCGACTCAAACACATGAA AACGTGTTTCCATATTCGTCGACACGCTAAACAACAACATCAGGCAGGTCACGCCACAGCTCCAACATTACCAACTTTACCTTCAACGTATTCGGTGCACGATTTTCACAATAATTATCAAGGCGCAGGCCACTATCCGGGTATGCATTTTCATTTAGCAGCTAGCATCAATGCAGAAACCG ATATACCGCTGGTGCCGAGTCTAATTACCGGAGATCCTGAAAGGgaaccaaattttattttacattggttaaacaataaagaaatgcACTTTACGATGCAAgcggaaaatattttacaagaacTGACTCGTAAAGTGGtagaaaaggaagaaggatTGCATCAACAAGAGATAGATCGTGCAGATCACGATTCCGAAGAAGAAGGCCTGTCGA AAAAAGGAGTACGATTGCAACCTATACAAAAATCTGGAGGGACGATTCGATCGATGAGCCAAGAGGATCACAGTAGCGATGAACATCATACGGCTCATACAGTTTCGTCGCATCATAGCTTGCCGCACAGTGCACATTCGCATCAAAGTCTTAG TAATACCACATCTATTAATTCTATCGCAACGGACGTAACATCTTCGATAAATCATGCTCCGGATTCTTTGGACACAAAGATTGAAACGTTATTGCGCGATTGGCATCATAATCCGGATCTACTTTTCTCGATTCATCCGATAGATggaagttttttaatttggcACGTCGAATGGTTGGACGAATATCATCCGGGATCGTTTCGACAAGcgcaaatttcattttcaacacGAATTCCGAATGCTTTTCCCCTTGGAGACGCTTCCACTATGAGTCACAGCGTATCGATGTATTCTCACAACACTGGTGGTCCTTTGTTGAATATTCGCGAAGTGGCAAAATCATCGACGAAATCTTCGAATGATG CTGCTGAAACTGCCACGCCATTACCGAGTTTGATCGAACAAGACGAAGAACAGTCTACGTTAACGTCGAGAACGGGTCAGGAGCTGTTAAAAACCATCGAAAACTCGGCCGATCAGAGTCAGAGCGTTGCGGTAAAAGAAAGGAACGGTCATGTGGAATGTGGGAAAACGAACCAAGAAATGGTCAACGATTTATTGGCTCATCCAAGTCCAATTGTCTCGATGGTATCGAAGCACTCGAATGGAACGTTGAACTTGTGGCAATTGACGTTTGCcgatagaacaaaattttcccag GTATTAAGTATCGGACACGCATCAAGAGCTTCGGGACATCGGTTTCGCGTAAACGATATTACTTGTCATCCGGTTTTGCCTTTGCTGGTGACGACATCGCATCACAATATACCAGAATGTTCCGGATCGCAATGTCAGGAGACTGATTCGAACGAAAACTTGAATAACAAATTAGGTGGCGGTAAAGCGACGTTGAAAGATGTTTCTTCGACA GGGTTTTGCAGCGAATTGATACTTTGGCGCGTAGACCCGGTCGGACCGTTATCGAAGAGCGGTGGAGTTTCCGAATTGGCGCGTATCAATTCCCCGGAAATCTCAGCGTTTAGTAACGTGGCTTGGATTCCAACTTTATTGCCAAGTACTACCTTAGGTAATTTATCGAATTCTCCGAGCGCCTGTTTCGTTGCCAGCGACGGCGAATGTTTAAGAGTTTATCAAGCTGTTATCGATGCTAGAACATTGTTGGCGGAAGTATCGAGCAGCGAAAGACGAAGTAGAATGATG GATTCAATGGCGAGTTTATCGACGGACGTATCGTCGGACGATGGTATCAGACATTCGATTCACGATACGATTAAGATAGTATCGCAACAATCAACGGCGAGACCAGGTTGCGTGATACAGTTGGACGCTATTGCTGATGCTACGCAT GACTGGCAGAACACGCAGTTTCTGCACGTATTTCAAGAGCAATTAATCACCGGAGACAGAAACGACGAAAAGCAAACTGGTGTCGATACATCGGCAAACGATTTAGGTTTAATGGAGTCCACCTTGGACGCGATGGTAGATTTACAGCAGTCTGCGATATTCGAGGAACCATTCTATATAGTTGTTTTAGAAAGAACGCAACAGGGCACCACGGTACACATGTGGCGGTTGGTTATAGCCTCTCAGCCTGAGACTACCG GATTGTCGGGATCGATGATGTACGTTCCAGATTCTCATTTGGTACAAGACGAAGAGGAGGAGGGCGGTACACCCGGACGATACAATCATCCAGAAGGTAGAAGATCTCGTAGAGCGAGTCAGACTCGCCGCGATAGTCAAGGCGAGTTTGACACGTTTTTCCAAAGACGGCCTCAAAGTAGCCACGTTCTCATTACAACCACGAAAGCTTGTACTCAAGAGCTACCGTTACCGGATGGAGTCGAG GTGGTACACGCGGCACCAGCTGCTGGACATTTGAGCAGCTCCTCCATATATCCTGCTTGTTTCGCGCCATACATTATAGTGACAGCGTGCAGCGATAGCACGATACGCTTCTGGAAATGTAAAGTGACCAAGGGTGAACCAGACGACAAGCTTCGTTACGAATGGTGCGAATGGGATATGACCCGGAAGGATCAGGAATCGACTATCGACATTACAG GACAACCGTTGAATATCAGCGCAGCGTACAGCGGACGTATCGCATGCGCGTACAAGTACGGGAAATCGTTCACCCGACCAACGAAAAGCGATCCCGATTCGCGATACGTGAATCTCTGCGTCGCGATATACGAATGCGAAAGCACCGGTGGAAGCGAATGGATTTTAGAAGACACTATACATTTAAAGAACATACACTTGCCGAGGATCCCGGTAGATCAGCATTTAGACCTGAGTTATCTTTACGATAGCagatttttgcaaaaaaagcAGAGGCTGACTCAAGTGTTGCAAACTCTGAGCCACGAAGACGTAAGATCCCCGAGAAACGGAGAGAACGGGGAAAGCGCAAAGTCGAATGCAG GGTTGTTGGCCGTTCCGTCGTTCAGCACGCTTCAGTCATTGCGCAAGTCGATCATAGAGAATGGCAACACTTGCCCGCTTACACAGAAACATTTGGTTCAACTGGACTGGGTGTCCAAGGAGGATGGTTCGCACATATTGACCGTCGCCGTTGGATCGAAGATTATGCTTTTCACGCCGGTATGCTCGGACCTCGCGCAGGCCAATATGAAAGCGATGAAGGAATCGCAGAGCAATAATCGACCGATATTACGGAAAGCTTCGTCGTTGGCACAGCCACAATTCGTCGACGAAATTCGTTGGATGAAACTACGAAAGATCGAATTAACTACGGCGGACGGTCTGCCTCCGTTGCCCATGCAAATATCTTGGGTTAGGGACGGTATTTTAGTGGTCGGCATGGATTCAGAGATGCACGTTTACTCGCAGTGGAAACCGAATCCGAAGCAGGATTGTTTTCACTCGAATTTGCAGCACCAAGAATCGGACGAATTTCAAGCGAGTCGAAACTTGCGAGACGAAGACCTGCGAACGTTGGCGCACGAAACGTCGCAAAGGCGACTGGCGAACGTTTCTTCCATGCCCCACCTTTCTCGCGTGAGTAGCATCAACTTGACGATGCTCGacgcgaaaaagaaacgaggaatgcaaaacgaaaatttgaatttcgactATATGCCGGATTACGGGCTTTTCGAAGCTTCGAGGATAGCTTGTCCCGTTTTACCTCAATATCATCCGAAGCAACTGATGGAATTGCTAAATTCGGGTAAAATACGATGGGTAAAGGCGATATTGGCACACTTGGTTAGGTGCATAGGAACCTCTTGCCCGTTGAGGGCGGACGACGAGAGCTTGATGAAGCAGCGCGGCGGCGGAGCCGGTGGATGGTCGCGTTCGAGAACGATGTCGGTCAGTTACGTGGGCGCGAACTCGCCGCTCGAGCCGAGAGGCTCGACCACCCAAATACCGGAAGAACTCACGTTGGATTACGCGGAGATAACGTCGATATCTCCGTTGCCGCTTTGGACCTTATTAATTGCcgataaagaaacgaatcTCCCGCACCAGCACAAGACCGAGGACAAGCAGGACTACAACGAACTGTTCGACAATAATTTGGACGAAGGCGAGTCGTTGGACGATATGCTAGAAGAAGATTACGATTGCTCGAGGCAAAAGGATAGACGTTCCTCGGTCCCGGAACGACAGGGAATATCTCATTTCGGACCGAGACAAGGTAGATTACTCTCGCGATTGCTCACCCACATCCATTTACCCGGACTTTCGAGCCTCGATCAGATGCATTTGCTCGCCTTGGCCGACACCGTCTCCACTTGCAACGTCGATTTCGCGGAACGATTCGCGATAGACGCCGCCAAGAATGCGATCGCGAAAGAAAACTTGACCGGCATCCCTGACGGAGAAACCGTATCGATGGATTCGTTGGACGATTGCGGGCTTCGGTTCTTGCTGGCCATGAAACATTACAATTATCTGATTCGTTGCCTGCCACTGGCTCAGAGAGCGCAATTCCAGAAGCAAGGTATATCTTCGAACAATCTCGTATGGGCGTTTCATTCCGAATCCGAGGAAGAGCTGCTCGGCTTGATACCATCGTACGCGAAAGGTCAACCAAAGTGGAGCATACTGAAGGAGCTCGGCGTAGCGTGGTGGATCCGAAGCAACACCGTCTTGAAAAGATGCGTCGAAAAGATCGCGAAAGCGGCCTATCAACTAAACCAAGACCCTCTCGACGCTGCGCTCTATTATCTCgcgatgaagaagaaaaatctcgTTTGGGGTTTGTTTCGAAACAAGAGGGACGACCGAATGACCTCTTTCTTTGCGAACAACTTTACGGAGGATCGTTGGAGGAAAGCAGCCTTAAAGAATGCGTTCGCTCTACTCGGCAAGCAGCGATTCGAGCACGCCGCAGCCTTCTTCCTATTGGCGTCTGCCCTCAAAGATGCCATCGACGTGTGTTTGAACAAACTGAACGACATCCAGCTGGCAATGGTAATCGCTAGACTTTACGAGGACGATACCACCTCTCCACACATGAGGAGATTGCTCTACGAGGAAATTTTAGGCTGCGACAAGGATGGTCAAAATCAGGATATGAACAAGGCGCATCCGGATCCATTCTTGCGTAGCATGGCCCTGTGGATTCTCAAAGATTACGCCGGATCGCTCAACACTTTGCTCTTGACGAACGTCGGGACTTTGCATCCGCAATACAACGACGAATCCGACAAACCCGAAGGCACGACAG cAAATCCAAACGTTTTCAACTTTTACGTTTACCTTCGGACACATCCGTTGCTGATCAGACAGTACATTGCGTCTACCGcccaagaaaagaaaaagggtcATTCGGTAGTTATTTCCGGATTCAGTTACGGCACGGAGACCAAATCGCAGCCTGACAAACAATTAACTTTGGAGGATAGTATCACTCCTTTGGAAAGACAACTCTATTTTACGACTGCGCACGCCCACTTTAAGGCAGGATGTCCTGCTCTTGCTCTCGAAGTTCTTTCGAAGCTGCCCACCAAAGTAATGGAGACCAATTGCGAAGATTCACCCA GTCTGTTGAACAGCCCGAGCAAGATCAGAACGCAAGACTATCAAATAGACACGGGTATCATTAGTTGGGACAACGATTCGAAAAAAACCAACCAAGACGAAG GTATCGTCGATTGGTCTGAACCAGCGTCACGTAAAAGCGACGAAGAGTTGGTGCTAAACTGGGACGACGATGCAGTCGAAAACGATGACAACGACAGTCCACCTATGAGCATGAAGTTGGATAGAAAGGATTCAAAATCGTCGGAAAAAGATG AGAAAAACGATAAATCGTCCGGACAACTGGACATCATGGCGCaacaattgaaatttgtggcttgtttaaaaattcttatgGAAGAGTTATCGACGTTGGCGACGGGTTTCGAAGTGGACGGAGGACAACTTCGGTACCAGCTGTACGTGTGGCTTGAACGCGAAGTGGACGCTCTTAGACAGCTTTGTAGTTACAGCATAAATTCAGACGGAGAAGCAAACAATGTTTCCGAAT ACGAGACTGGTGGTATGGTGGATGACGTGCAACCGTGCATCAGGCCTGGCGAACAGCCAACGTTACACGAGATATTAGTTGCCGAGAAATTAGACTTTGAAGCTAAAGTACAAAGAGCCgttcgaagaaagaaatggTTGAAAG CAAACGAAACCTTACTGCGAACGTTATTGTCTTATTGTTCGTTACACGGGGCATCGGGTGGCGGTTTGGCGTCCGTAAGAATGGAACTCGTCCTTTTATTGCAAGAGTTGCAGCAGGAAAAGACGCAGCAGCAGTTACTCAGTCCTCTTCCATTCCCAACGACGCTTCCTCTTCTAAGCGCCAGCGTAGCATGTAACAAAACCGTTGTAGCGGATCCTGTCAGACACTTGCAG TCCCTCGCCCACGATATGCTTCAAACTTTGGTGGAATTGCGCAAGCCACCCATGCCGACGAGAAGCACGCACTATTGCGAAGTATTTATAATGAGAGATTTAGCAGTGGCTCTGAGCGCTTGCATTTATCAGTCGCTGTGCGATTCCGACACTTTTGTCACGAAACATCAACAACCGGACAG TTTTCCAGCGGTTGCcgaaatagaaacattttccGGTGGGCATCTTGTAGCCTCGAATCGACACCATCGGAGGTACTCGACGGACGATGGCGTATGCATTACCACAACTCCCTCGAAATGGCCCGGCGTGACCAATTTGCGGGCATTGTTGGCTCGCGAGAAAGATGAAGACACACCGAAACTAAACATTCTACTTTGCGAATCTTTCGTGGCCACCTACATGAGCTTATTCGTCTACGCTCTTTGGAGCTGCGATAGTCATATTCTTTACAGACTCGTAGGTCAATGTTTCGATAACAGCACTTGGTCTTGCCTATTCGGAGGCGGAGTGAAGAAATTACTGCGCGTCGCGAGCACAAGCAGTCAG ATTTCGATTGTTCAGGTTGGTAGCGGCGGATCAGGGTCGATGGAGAGGGCGGATGGTGGTCCCAGCGAAGCGCAAACCACCGCAGGAGCTGTATGGAACACTATGACGTCGTTGACCAAACAGCGTGTAAaactaaatatgaaattattgggACAGTTTACCGTTCAACAACCAAACATGAAAGAGGACAAACCCACGTACAGAGAACAATTCGTGTCGCCTCAAATGAGCATGATCtcgtattttttaatcaag CCTCACATCGACAGCGAATACGCGGATGAAATCGATTACGATTCATCGGACTCTGCGGTGTCGGATCTCGATTCTTCCGAGGACGAGGAAGATGTGTTTGACACCAATTCGAAACCAAAGAGTAAACCAAAGGACAACACGGAGCACACGAATCCAAATTCGTACAGTTGGTGCGTGATGAGATTGGCTATAGTGAAGATATTACAACAACAGCTCCAGGATTTCTTAAACGTGGCTGGTATAGAGATGCAAG aactaCCGGTAAGTAGTCCGTTGATTCACGGTACGTTAGCCGTCGTAGCGCAATGGCAAGAAACGTTGCGAGAAGAATTGGACGGTAGGGGACCACCACCGATCAATTACATTCCCGGTTGCGCACCGGATCCCACGCCCACACCGGGAAAACCAGCGATTCACAAATATCGATCTTTGGTCGAGAAAGGCAACACACCGTTCAA TACCCGATTGGCGTCTGCGGCTCCAGCTAATCGACTCTGGTGTTATCTGGTTAGACAAGAATCGGTCCAGGATATATTTATTAGAGCCGTATTTGGGAAACGAAGATCCTTGTCGTCGATATTGGAAAGCAATCAAACCGCGATCGACAACTTGAACCGCGGGACAACTGCGGAAGACAAGGGTAGCGATAGCGGAACCACCAGCTTACCCGAACCAGTCCGAATTATTCACAAGGAACAAGACAGCATCAGTGCCTTCTGTTTAAATCAG GTGAACCCAGGTTTGATGGCATTAGCCACTCCTCGAGAAGTACAAGAAATGAATATATCGTTGCTGCTGGAACTTCCATCTTGGTTGGAAGACGAATGCGAGTTCGACCTGATTAATTTGAACAAGCAACCGGAACCGGAACCCGTGCAACCTACCAGTTTCTTAGTGATACAG ACGGCAGCGGATCGACCGTTGCTCGCTCAAAGTCCGCAGACGAACAGTCCTCAGCCGCAGTCGGGTATCGCGAGCCAAAGCGGACGCGGAGCTAGCGTG ATGAAGGGGATGCCTGCTTTTCCTGGCTCCCACGACCTGCGTTTCTGTCAGTTTGTTGCCGATAGGAGCAAACACTTGTTGCAACCG aTTTTGAAGCATAAAATCGACGGTATAAGAAGGATTTCGTCCCACCCACTTTTACCATTAT ACTTGACCGGTTCTCAAGATGGCTCGGTATCGCTTTGGGAATGGGGACATCAGACGGCTGTAGCGACTCCTAGACAGCCAGGAACATTTGCAAAAGTGACTCGCGTCCGTTTCTCGCAGCACGGAAATAAGTTTGGTGTCGCCGATTCCGATGGGCATCTCAGTTTGTTTCAAGTAGCATGCAGAGAAGGAACAGCGCGACCTTTCTTC AATTATCAATGTCACAGTAAGGTGACCGCAGACTTTGTCTTCCTTGGAGCGTGCAGTTTAATAGCAACTGCTGGCCATGGTTCCGAAGGACGTAACGTTGCCCTTTGGGATACTCTGCTTCCGCAAAACAAGTCTTTGATACAAG GGTTTACGTGTCACGAGCAAGGAGCCAGCTCGTTGATCCTCGCCCCTCAGCATCACCTTTTGATTAGCGGAGGAAAGAAAGGGGACATTAACATATTCGACGTTCGACAGCGACAACAACGACATCGCTTTCAAGCTCACGAATCGGCTATCAAGTGTTTAGCTCTCGATCCGCACGAAGAATTTTTCGTCAGTGGAGCAGGAGACGGTGATATCAAG ATATGGGGATTAACCGTCCAT